From Pleurocapsa sp. PCC 7319:
GTTTGATTAATCTCTGTGCGATCGCCCATGATATGGTGCAGTGTTTTCATCCCAGTACTAATGCCAGTACACCAAGAAAACGTGCTGCAGGGGTCAGCGAAACCGCTACAGTCAAAAAACTGCTTAACTATATCCGTAATTTAAATCAACAGTTATTGACCGATCAGGTTGATAAATCAATTCTATTTAGCGATTTAGATCTCCAGATTATCCAAGATGGTATCTTAGCTACAATTTGCAATCGCGATCCACAAGCGGGCAAAACCAACTATAGTTTTTCTCCCTATTCTATTTATCAACCCTATCTCTACGATTCTCAACGTAAAATATCCGTTGTTGGTAGCATAATTGCTTTAGCTGATTTAGGTACCTTAGGAATGGAAGGGGCAGAAAACTATATTCGAGAAGGCGTTTTGATTTTTTTGGAAGATAATTTGGATTTAAAAGAATTAATTTTAAATTGTGAATGTAACCCAGCATTTGATCGACATAGTATCAAGGCTAGATTACTTAACATGACGAAGTTTATTGTCAGTATGGCAAAAGAGCGACAAGCTAGATTGGAATTAGAGATTTCTGGATTTACAGCTTCGATTCGTCAGATCCTGCGGCAGCAAGTTTTCATCTATCTTAATGCTCAAAATATTCAAAAAATTGAGGCTATAGTGCCAACTGATGAAAATACTAAATTATCCGATTTAATCAAGTTTTTTTGCTTGAATGCTTAAATATTTAACTGCTTAAATAGCTTGCAATAATTAATCTTACTAAAAATATTAAATATTAAATGGCTTAGTAATTAGGTGGCTTATCTATACAATTCTCATACCCACCACCTAATTATTATTCACTCATGACAGAAGAGCCAATTTGCGATTCCTGCCAGAGCTGGTACAAGAAGTATTCATTTCTTTGGTTCAAATCGCAAACGAATACTCCTTCTTCGCTTTCTTCGCTCATCGATACCCAAGTACCTGAAAGAGAAACTTCAATATATTCTTCGTCACAAATTGTGATTTCGACATTTGCTCTGACTTCTAATTCTGACCAACCTGATAAATAAGGAATATTGACCGGAAATATCAAACAAGCGGTACTGGGTTCGATATAAATACTAGCTGCTGC
This genomic window contains:
- a CDS encoding alr0857 family protein, encoding MLKITYLEEEIYLEYLQESVEAWKASRVLVSLRAAASIYIEPSTACLIFPVNIPYLSGWSELEVRANVEITICDEEYIEVSLSGTWVSMSEESEEGVFVCDLNQRNEYFLYQLWQESQIGSSVMSE